In Desulfomonile tiedjei DSM 6799, a genomic segment contains:
- a CDS encoding TlpA family protein disulfide reductase translates to MCALHNMRAHGSMVGFGWAVVICVLLSSCVSQKGADLGDRAPAFETRVLEGDSLIFNPVSGKVHLLYFWADWCPRCEDDFHLMEKLYQQWSNQANAPRFLAIDVGQSEEHVKNFVKRMKISFPICMDHDGKAARSYGVKGLPTYFLIDKQGAIRHIILGWAEEKTLLAEIEKIQ, encoded by the coding sequence ATGTGTGCTCTTCACAATATGCGTGCTCATGGAAGTATGGTTGGATTCGGATGGGCTGTAGTCATATGCGTGCTTCTATCGTCGTGTGTCAGCCAAAAAGGAGCTGACCTTGGTGACCGAGCGCCTGCGTTTGAGACAAGAGTCCTGGAAGGAGACTCGCTCATCTTCAATCCTGTTTCAGGCAAAGTGCATCTCCTATACTTTTGGGCAGACTGGTGCCCTCGGTGTGAAGACGACTTCCACCTCATGGAAAAACTGTACCAGCAATGGTCAAATCAGGCAAATGCTCCCCGCTTCCTTGCCATCGACGTCGGTCAGAGCGAGGAGCACGTGAAAAATTTCGTAAAGAGGATGAAAATATCCTTTCCCATTTGCATGGATCACGATGGAAAAGCGGCCAGGAGCTATGGAGTGAAAGGGTTACCCACGTACTTCCTGATCGATAAACAAGGTGCAATCAGGCACATAATCCTCGGCTGGGCGGAGGAGAAGACGTTGCTCGCCGAGATCGAGAAAATCCAGTAG